Proteins encoded together in one Hymenobacter monticola window:
- a CDS encoding C40 family peptidase, producing the protein MKNTILYCLAAGSLALSFFFERAPDASATARATAAPVVAEASMLPALTMDEPTLVAPAGDGDPIAKPTAAELAASRDSLAYHYYAQTLGLHLAFNENKDLLRTVTDWIGAPYSYGSNSRRGTDCSGFVTRVFREVYGINLIHSSRAMFSTTKRVAKSEMETGDLVFFRRGKGPIYHVGIYLKDGKFAHSATNGGVMVSSLNQPYYHRNFYAAGRVRAAKAADEALVAAAAVAAAPTEE; encoded by the coding sequence ATGAAAAATACGATTCTGTATTGCCTCGCCGCTGGCTCCCTTGCTCTCTCCTTCTTCTTTGAACGCGCCCCCGATGCTTCGGCAACGGCCCGTGCCACGGCGGCACCGGTCGTAGCCGAAGCATCGATGCTTCCGGCCCTGACGATGGACGAGCCCACCCTGGTAGCCCCCGCCGGCGATGGCGACCCAATCGCAAAGCCCACCGCCGCCGAACTGGCCGCCTCGCGCGACTCGCTGGCCTACCACTACTACGCCCAAACGCTGGGCCTGCACTTGGCTTTCAACGAGAACAAGGACCTGCTCCGCACCGTAACCGATTGGATTGGGGCGCCTTATTCGTACGGCAGCAATTCGCGCCGCGGCACCGACTGCTCGGGTTTCGTGACCCGCGTATTCCGTGAAGTGTACGGCATCAACCTGATTCACTCCTCGCGCGCCATGTTCAGCACCACCAAGCGCGTGGCCAAGAGTGAGATGGAAACCGGCGACTTGGTGTTTTTCCGTCGGGGCAAGGGCCCGATTTACCACGTGGGCATCTACCTGAAAGACGGCAAGTTTGCCCACTCGGCCACCAACGGCGGCGTGATGGTTAGCTCGCTAAACCAGCCTTATTACCACCGCAACTTCTACGCTGCCGGCCGCGTGCGCGCCGCCAAAGCCGCCGACGAAGCGCTGGTAGCAGCTGCTGCCGTAGCGGCCGCACCTACCGAGGAATAA
- a CDS encoding DUF1501 domain-containing protein has translation MKRREFLQTTAAAAASTAFLSGLPVGAYGYSPELAALTNATTQSDKVLVIIQLQGGNDGLNMIIPLDQYSALMAARSNIALPQNQVLSLTTATGIHPAMASLQNLYQNGKLGVVQSVGYPSPNFSHFRATDIWTSGSDSNVTWNTGWAGRYLDGEYPGFPTGYPNTQNPDPLAISIGSVVSNCAQGPSVNMGMAIASTSSFYQLLSGGVDAAPNTPAGHELTFIRQVVSQTQVYTTTIQAAARRAQNLSPLYPTAGQNSLADQLKIVAQLVAGGLQTRIYVCNLGGFDTHTLQVPATGGTTTGAHATLLGKIAEAVNAFQDDLRRLAVQDRVVGMTFSEFGRRIKSNSGLGTDHGAAAPLFVFGTKVNPMVHGANPTLPANAGVNDNVNMLYDFRSIYTSILQDWFRVTPATLTQLFGRSFPYVPVLRPGALATTKAAEVADFTVYPNPVARDGRTTVAYECAGGHVQVALLDALGREVRRAVDRVLAIGPQFLPVDLSGLALGAYHCQVREARRTGSRLVVVE, from the coding sequence ATGAAACGTCGCGAATTTCTCCAAACCACGGCTGCGGCCGCTGCCAGCACGGCTTTCCTGAGCGGCTTGCCGGTGGGCGCCTACGGCTACTCACCCGAGCTGGCGGCCCTCACCAACGCCACCACGCAATCGGATAAGGTGCTCGTCATCATTCAGCTGCAGGGCGGCAACGATGGCCTGAACATGATTATCCCGCTCGACCAATACTCGGCGCTGATGGCGGCGCGCTCCAATATTGCGCTGCCTCAAAACCAGGTGCTGTCGCTCACCACGGCCACGGGCATTCACCCGGCCATGGCCTCGCTGCAGAACCTGTACCAGAACGGGAAGCTGGGCGTAGTGCAGAGCGTGGGCTACCCCAGCCCCAACTTCTCGCACTTCCGGGCCACCGATATCTGGACCTCGGGCTCCGACTCGAACGTGACCTGGAACACCGGCTGGGCCGGCCGCTACCTCGACGGCGAGTACCCCGGCTTCCCCACTGGCTACCCCAATACCCAGAACCCCGACCCGCTGGCCATTAGCATCGGCTCGGTGGTGAGCAACTGCGCGCAGGGCCCCAGCGTGAACATGGGCATGGCCATTGCCAGCACGTCGTCTTTCTATCAGCTACTTAGCGGTGGGGTGGACGCGGCCCCGAACACGCCTGCCGGCCACGAGTTGACGTTTATCCGGCAGGTGGTGAGCCAGACGCAAGTATACACCACCACCATTCAGGCGGCGGCCCGTCGGGCCCAGAACCTCTCGCCGCTTTACCCCACGGCTGGCCAGAATTCGCTGGCCGACCAGCTCAAAATCGTGGCCCAGCTGGTGGCCGGGGGCCTGCAAACGCGCATCTATGTGTGCAACCTGGGCGGCTTTGATACGCACACCCTGCAGGTGCCCGCCACGGGCGGCACCACCACCGGCGCCCACGCCACCTTGCTGGGCAAAATTGCCGAAGCCGTGAATGCCTTCCAGGACGACCTGCGCCGCCTTGCGGTGCAAGACCGGGTGGTGGGCATGACGTTCTCGGAGTTTGGCCGGCGCATCAAGTCCAACTCGGGCCTGGGCACCGACCACGGGGCGGCCGCGCCGCTGTTCGTGTTCGGCACCAAGGTGAACCCCATGGTGCACGGCGCCAACCCTACGCTGCCCGCCAACGCCGGCGTGAACGACAACGTCAACATGCTGTACGACTTCCGCAGCATCTACACCAGCATCCTGCAGGACTGGTTCCGGGTGACGCCGGCTACGCTCACGCAGCTTTTCGGCCGCAGCTTCCCCTACGTGCCCGTGCTACGGCCCGGCGCGCTGGCCACCACCAAGGCTGCAGAAGTGGCCGACTTCACGGTGTATCCGAACCCGGTGGCACGCGACGGCCGCACCACCGTGGCCTACGAATGCGCTGGCGGCCACGTGCAGGTGGCGTTGCTCGACGCCCTGGGCCGCGAAGTGCGCCGCGCCGTGGACCGCGTGCTGGCCATCGGCCCGCAGTTCCTGCCGGTCGATTTGAGCGGCCTGGCCCTTGGCGCCTACCACTGCCAGGTGCGCGAAGCCAGGCGCACGGGTTCGCGCCTGGTAGTGGTAGAGTAG
- a CDS encoding TonB family protein: MCTRPTRAWPRLGHLRDNKLLGFLINQHHTLAALTMKSMLTFAAPGGRMLAGALLFALSLSFTASGQSAAPAMVEEVKGKEYTSVEALPTLPGGGGSRAIVSAIQSRLHYPTRAAQLGIEGVVMVYFMVTKTGEVRDTKIVRKIGGGCEEAVLLAVRDLPRFVPGTQQGKPVDVGMTVPVTFRMQDSKADLLDTLKRVYPLVNQMPHLPESQSSTSIAQAIQRALVMPAEAANDTLVRKVFVSFIVGPSGVIRDVKVVRGLSASCDAAALAAVKQLPRFVGGKLNGLPASVSMTVPILFGRLPQKPSAAH; the protein is encoded by the coding sequence ATGTGCACGAGGCCAACCCGCGCGTGGCCACGTCTTGGGCACTTAAGGGACAATAAATTACTTGGCTTCCTTATCAATCAACATCACACCCTTGCTGCGTTGACGATGAAATCAATGTTGACTTTCGCTGCTCCAGGCGGCCGGATGCTGGCCGGGGCTTTGCTTTTTGCCCTCAGCCTGTCCTTCACAGCTTCCGGCCAGTCGGCGGCGCCTGCAATGGTTGAAGAAGTCAAGGGCAAGGAATACACGTCCGTTGAGGCGCTACCAACGCTGCCCGGTGGCGGCGGCAGCCGGGCCATTGTGAGCGCCATTCAGAGCCGGTTGCACTATCCGACCCGAGCGGCGCAGCTGGGCATCGAAGGGGTTGTGATGGTGTACTTTATGGTGACCAAAACCGGGGAAGTTCGTGATACCAAAATTGTGCGCAAGATTGGCGGCGGCTGCGAGGAAGCCGTTCTGCTTGCAGTGCGGGACCTGCCCCGCTTCGTTCCGGGCACCCAGCAGGGCAAGCCGGTTGACGTGGGCATGACCGTACCCGTCACGTTTCGGATGCAAGACTCAAAGGCCGACTTGCTCGACACGCTGAAACGCGTGTATCCGCTGGTAAACCAGATGCCTCACTTGCCGGAAAGCCAAAGCAGCACCAGCATTGCCCAAGCCATTCAACGGGCTTTGGTAATGCCAGCAGAAGCGGCGAACGACACGTTGGTGCGCAAAGTGTTTGTGAGTTTTATTGTTGGCCCCAGCGGGGTGATTCGTGACGTGAAGGTGGTTCGGGGGCTAAGCGCCAGCTGCGACGCCGCCGCCCTGGCCGCCGTGAAGCAGCTGCCGCGCTTTGTTGGAGGCAAGCTCAACGGACTTCCCGCGTCGGTGAGCATGACCGTGCCCATTCTGTTTGGACGGCTGCCGCAAAAACCTTCAGCAGCTCATTAA
- a CDS encoding DUF1800 domain-containing protein, with protein sequence MNRRHFLHRNAAVRSAPVAAGREAPATMVQDPPETVSRYANKVLPTFASRLTSTLTPYTGTWGEAQAAHLLRRCLFGPTRSEIQTAAASNLTAALNGLLTAPATAPDPPLNVSTTDTSVAIGTTWTGQVFDQNFEGVRRTSLRDWWLGQLLTQSTSLVEKMTLFWHNHFVVEFGDINDARMGYEYCRLLRQYALGNVKQLAKDVTVTPAMLRYLNGNQSTVGAPNENYGRELLELFTVGKGPLIAAGNYTNYTEADVQAAAKVLTGWRDQNAPVGSYFTASRHDTTTKTFSAAFGNATIANSGATEYQNLINLIFQQAETARFIVRKLYRWFVYYVIDAQVETDIIRPLATLLISNNFEVAPVLRTLLSSEHFFDVLNMGCLIKSPLDFTVGLCRQMQVVFPPASGPVAQYGMWNYLNAVTSLQQQVIGDPPNVAGWAAYYQTPQFHELWINAVTLPRRNQITDLLIGAGYTRNGVRIVIDVLALTQSFPAATASDCNLLIAEYVKLMVPITLTANQLAFLKAALLPGLPDFEWTVEWQQYLAAPTNTAKKAAVTTKLQAMLRALMGLAEYHLS encoded by the coding sequence ATGAATCGTAGACATTTCCTCCACCGAAACGCCGCCGTACGCAGCGCCCCGGTTGCGGCCGGTCGGGAGGCGCCCGCCACCATGGTGCAAGACCCGCCCGAAACCGTGAGCCGCTACGCCAATAAGGTGCTGCCCACGTTTGCTTCGCGCCTCACCAGCACGCTCACGCCCTACACCGGCACCTGGGGCGAGGCGCAGGCCGCGCACCTGCTGCGCCGCTGCTTGTTCGGGCCCACCCGCTCCGAGATTCAAACGGCCGCTGCCTCCAACCTCACGGCCGCGCTCAATGGCCTGCTCACAGCCCCCGCCACGGCGCCCGACCCGCCCCTAAACGTGAGCACCACCGATACCAGCGTGGCAATTGGCACGACCTGGACCGGGCAGGTATTCGACCAGAATTTTGAGGGCGTGCGCCGCACCTCGCTGCGCGATTGGTGGCTGGGCCAGCTGCTGACGCAGAGCACTTCGCTGGTGGAGAAAATGACGCTGTTCTGGCACAACCACTTCGTGGTGGAATTTGGCGACATAAATGACGCCCGCATGGGCTATGAATACTGCCGCCTGCTGCGCCAGTACGCCCTCGGCAACGTGAAGCAGCTGGCCAAGGACGTGACCGTAACTCCGGCCATGCTGCGCTACCTCAACGGCAACCAGAGTACGGTGGGCGCCCCCAACGAGAACTACGGCCGCGAACTGCTGGAACTCTTCACGGTGGGCAAGGGGCCGCTCATCGCGGCAGGCAACTACACCAACTACACCGAGGCCGACGTGCAAGCTGCCGCCAAAGTCCTCACCGGCTGGCGCGACCAGAATGCGCCGGTGGGCAGCTACTTCACCGCCAGCCGCCACGACACCACCACAAAGACGTTCTCGGCGGCTTTTGGCAACGCTACCATTGCGAATAGCGGCGCTACTGAATACCAAAACCTCATCAACCTCATTTTCCAGCAGGCCGAAACGGCGCGCTTCATCGTGCGCAAGCTCTACCGCTGGTTTGTGTACTATGTGATTGACGCGCAGGTCGAAACGGATATCATTCGGCCACTGGCTACGCTGTTGATTTCCAATAACTTCGAGGTAGCGCCGGTGCTGCGCACGCTGCTCAGTTCCGAGCACTTCTTTGATGTGCTGAACATGGGCTGCCTCATCAAGAGCCCGCTCGATTTCACGGTGGGGCTGTGCCGGCAAATGCAGGTGGTATTTCCGCCCGCCTCTGGCCCGGTGGCGCAGTACGGCATGTGGAACTACCTGAACGCGGTGACGTCGCTGCAGCAGCAGGTCATCGGCGACCCGCCCAACGTGGCGGGCTGGGCGGCTTACTACCAAACACCGCAGTTCCACGAGCTGTGGATAAACGCCGTGACGCTGCCCCGCCGCAACCAGATTACCGACTTGCTTATCGGCGCGGGCTATACGCGCAACGGCGTACGGATTGTGATTGATGTGCTGGCGCTTACGCAGTCGTTCCCGGCCGCCACGGCCTCGGACTGCAACCTACTCATTGCTGAATATGTGAAACTGATGGTGCCCATCACACTCACGGCCAACCAGCTGGCGTTCCTGAAAGCGGCGCTGCTGCCCGGCTTGCCCGATTTTGAGTGGACCGTGGAGTGGCAACAGTACCTGGCCGCGCCCACCAACACGGCCAAAAAAGCGGCCGTGACCACCAAGCTGCAAGCCATGCTGCGCGCCCTGATGGGGCTGGCGGAATACCACTTGAGTTAG
- a CDS encoding TonB family protein codes for MNTDQLKRMRPPHRRPWLLGGLFFLLLTHLARPTAAQYYSPYAFDTTQVFSYVEQMPTLPGGGGNLALVKAVQKLVQLPAEVGEGRTEGRVFVRLVVGVSGVGRQAAVVQSLNPACDAAALAAVKRLPRLVPGYYGGQPVATLLTLPVMFLSPRHVFAANEVTRAAQFPGGEAALEQYIQKNLAVPAEVRQRDLQGHVAVRAVLKADGRVGACEVQKSLCASCDEEALRLVRAMPRWQPALGYDDQPVAVYQTLNIWFRPPAPAAGVAPPVPENQVYSQVEQMPTLPGRTGPTAAQTALQELINYPERVTNGEGQVSFVVEPDGRVTRPMMLKSISGPVDEAIMAAALRLPRFEPGRQRGQAVAVRLVVPVLVDIR; via the coding sequence ATGAATACCGACCAACTGAAGCGAATGCGCCCACCGCACCGCCGACCGTGGCTATTGGGCGGGTTGTTTTTCCTGCTCCTCACCCATCTTGCCCGCCCCACCGCCGCGCAGTACTACAGCCCGTATGCATTCGATACCACGCAGGTATTCAGCTACGTGGAACAGATGCCTACGCTGCCCGGCGGGGGCGGCAACCTGGCCCTGGTGAAAGCCGTGCAGAAGCTGGTGCAGCTGCCCGCCGAAGTGGGCGAAGGCCGCACCGAAGGCCGGGTGTTTGTGCGCCTCGTGGTGGGCGTGAGCGGCGTGGGCCGGCAGGCCGCCGTGGTGCAGTCGCTCAATCCCGCCTGCGACGCCGCCGCGCTGGCCGCCGTGAAGCGCCTGCCCCGCCTCGTGCCGGGCTACTACGGCGGGCAGCCCGTGGCCACCCTGCTCACACTGCCGGTCATGTTTCTGTCGCCGCGCCACGTGTTTGCCGCCAATGAAGTGACCCGAGCCGCCCAGTTTCCGGGCGGCGAAGCGGCGCTGGAGCAATACATTCAGAAGAACCTGGCCGTGCCCGCCGAGGTGCGCCAGCGCGACCTCCAGGGCCATGTGGCCGTGCGGGCCGTGCTGAAAGCCGACGGCCGCGTGGGCGCCTGCGAGGTGCAGAAGTCGCTCTGCGCCAGCTGCGACGAGGAAGCCCTGCGCCTCGTGCGCGCCATGCCGCGCTGGCAGCCTGCCTTGGGCTACGACGACCAGCCCGTGGCCGTATACCAAACGCTCAACATCTGGTTCCGGCCGCCCGCCCCGGCGGCCGGAGTCGCGCCGCCAGTGCCCGAAAACCAGGTATACAGCCAAGTCGAGCAAATGCCTACTTTGCCCGGGCGCACCGGCCCCACGGCCGCACAAACCGCTTTACAAGAGCTAATTAACTATCCCGAGCGCGTCACCAACGGCGAAGGCCAAGTCAGTTTCGTGGTGGAGCCCGACGGCCGCGTGACGCGACCCATGATGCTCAAAAGCATTAGTGGCCCCGTGGATGAAGCCATTATGGCCGCGGCGCTGCGCCTGCCCCGGTTCGAGCCGGGGCGGCAGCGCGGGCAGGCCGTGGCCGTGCGGCTGGTGGTGCCCGTGCTGGTCGACATCCGCTAG